GCTCCGAAAGCACCTTGTTTCTATCGAGCAACCTTAGCTTAAGGTCGCGGTTACGAAGCGAGATAAGGTTGTGCTCGTCGGTTAAATAGCTCACCAAGTTCCTCACAAAATCCTTATTGCCGTAGGTTTGATTGGTATACTTGTCGTAGCCTAGGGGTGTAATAGAAACACCATCGGGGCGAACCTTCACCTCGTTTCGAATGATGTCGGCATCGGCCACCACGGCAATTTTGGTGTTGAGGCTACTATCCTTCATTTGAATTGTATTGGCACCCAAATATTCGCTGTCCATCCGGTTACGAAAATCCGACTTAAATTGACCCTCCTCCAGCACAGCAACAATGAGATGTTTCTGGTTGAATTCATACTTCAAAGGGCTATTTCGGATCTGTTCCAAGCTAACAATGAGTGGAGCAGTGAGTGTTCGGGAGTATGGCGAAGAGGCCAACAACACCGATTTGGTAACCTTCGACTCGCCACTCAGCGTATCGAGCGTGCTACAAAATTTTCCCTCAACCAGGTTGAGGTTGCGGGTAATTGCACTGGCATTTGATGGCACAAACAACGGGTAGTAGTACCATGGTGCCGGAACAAAGTTTGGTTGTTCACCAACAAGTGAAACGTTCACCGGAATCATGGCACACTGCATGTCCTGAAGGAGCACTGAGTTAACCCTAATGCCGTAAGTAAAGAGCATATCCTCCAGGTTGAGGTTGTTCACCATGGCTACGGTCATACTACCTCTGGAGAGGCTATCTTCGCTAACTGTTACGGGATCGATGAAAAAGGCCACTCTACCACCCTTCATTATGAACTGGTCGAGCACCAACTTATCCACCTCTGGCCAAGGTTTTGTTCCCCCTGCCACAACAGCCAACCTGTAGCCGTTGAGTGCCTGCGGGTTTCCATTGATGGTTACGCGGCTAAGGCTATAGTAGCCAGAAAGATCCCGCGCAATATCACCAACCTGAGCCTCCTCCAGCTCGCCATGCCCCTCAATAAAGGCTATTTTGGGCAGCGAATCGAGGCTCATCTTCTCTATGGCGTTGATAATGTTATACTCCAGATTCTGCTCCGATCGATTGAGGTTCTCCTCACCGCTCAACCCAGGAACGTTTGTTAAGAAATTTACCGGCATTTCCTTGCCTCGGTAGTTCACAACGGCACCGGGGAATACAATTTTTTCTGTAGAACCGCCCTCCACATCCTTTTGGTGGATATTAACGGGTAGCACTCCACGCTGGTATATGCTTTTATAAACATCGTCCCGCTCCTTGGGGTCGGAAGATTCCGATG
The Williamwhitmania sp. genome window above contains:
- the gldG gene encoding gliding motility-associated ABC transporter substrate-binding protein GldG; protein product: MGNFMQNIRLKVKNSMGYKLLLFMLVVVAINLIASIAFFRIDLTSDKRHSISPQSKQILSTLKDYVNVTVYLDGEMPIGFKKMERSLKDMLYEFQVYGGSNFRFNFVNPSESSDPKERDDVYKSIYQRGVLPVNIHQKDVEGGSTEKIVFPGAVVNYRGKEMPVNFLTNVPGLSGEENLNRSEQNLEYNIINAIEKMSLDSLPKIAFIEGHGELEEAQVGDIARDLSGYYSLSRVTINGNPQALNGYRLAVVAGGTKPWPEVDKLVLDQFIMKGGRVAFFIDPVTVSEDSLSRGSMTVAMVNNLNLEDMLFTYGIRVNSVLLQDMQCAMIPVNVSLVGEQPNFVPAPWYYYPLFVPSNASAITRNLNLVEGKFCSTLDTLSGESKVTKSVLLASSPYSRTLTAPLIVSLEQIRNSPLKYEFNQKHLIVAVLEEGQFKSDFRNRMDSEYLGANTIQMKDSSLNTKIAVVADADIIRNEVKVRPDGVSITPLGYDKYTNQTYGNKDFVRNLVSYLTDEHNLISLRNRDLKLRLLDRNKVLSERTKWQLINVVLPSVIVMLFGLLFIYFRRKKYAKR